TATGGCATAACTCTTGAGGAAAATTTTGATGCAATAATAGTTTCCCCAGAAACCGAGAAAAGGGCCAAGGAAATTAATGAAATAAGAAAAAGAAAAGGAATTAATGAAATCAGAATAATAGTAGTGCCTTATGTTATTGCTGATGATGGAATTCCAGTGACAACAAGCAGGATAAAAGCTGGCGAAATAAAATGTAAAAAGAGAATTAAGCCATTGAGGGTTTGCATTGGTTCAAAAAATGAAGTTAAGATAGAAGCAGTAAAGGAAGTTTTTAATGAATTTTTTAAAGGATTTAAAATAATTTATGACTTTATTTCAATAAATACAAAAAAACAACCATGGAACGAGGAAATAATTGAAGGGGCAATAGATAGAGCAAAAAAAGCATGCATTGAAAATGATTATGGAATTGGTATAGAATCAGGCATAAAAGAGGAAGGGGGATTTTATTTTATTGAGCAATATGTCGCAATTGTTGATAAAACTGGCTACACAACTATTGGAAAAAGTCCCTCTTTTGAGTGTCCTTTGCAACTAATTGAAAATCTTAGGGAGGGAAAAGAATTAAAAGAATTAATTCCATTTAAAAATAGGGAAGATGAAAAAAAAGGGGTTATATGGTATCTTTCAAAAAATATTGACAGGAGAGAGATTACAAAAATTGGAGTTGAAATGGCCTTGTTGCCAAGAAAAAGTTTATAATTTTTATCCCATTTTCATTACAAGCGGGGATGGCCCAGCCTGGTAAGGCGCAGGATTGCTAATCCTGTGGTCGTATGACCGCGCGAGTTCAAATCTCGCTCCCCGCGCTTCATAGAAAAATTTAAACTCAAAAATGCATTTATACCTATGAAAAATTTGAAAATTCTGTTTGTTGGATGTATTCTTTTAGCCAGCTCGTTGGTAACTGGGATTAATAACGAAAAAAGAATTTCTGAAAAAATAATATTTTCGGAGCCAAAGATACTAGAGAATGGATTTATTGAAATTAAAGAAGCAAATGGTTATACAAATGATGCTTATTCCCCCTGCCTGCCAATTTTCACAAAAACTTTTATTTTTGATTTGAAAACAGAGATAAAAAATGTTGAGATAATTCCTAAAAAAATAGAAAAAATAACACTCAACAAGGAAGTACCTTGCTCAGTAGGTGCTGTCTCAATAGGGAGAGAATTTAGCAATGTAAGAAATAAATATTATCTTGATGTTTATCCGGATAAATGGGGGATATTTAATATAGGTATCGGGCTCGATAAAATATTTTTAACTTTTGAATTGTATCCTATAAAATATCATCCTGCTTTAAATTTTGCTGAATATGCTGGAGAATTTGAATTGAAAATAATATATGAGAAAGGAAACTATGAAAATATCAACCAATATGATTTACTCATCATCTGTCCTCAAAAATGGAAGGATGAAATTTCCGAATTGAAGCAACACAAAGAAAGCAAAGGAATAAAAACAATAATTATTTCAACAGATGAGATTTACAGCGGAAAATATTTTTCTTGCAATGGTAGGGATGATGCTGAAAAAGTGAAATATTTCATTAAAAATGCAAAGGAGGAGTGGGGAATAAAATATGTTCTGCTATTTGGGGGAATGAAAGGACAGAGATTTTGGGAATGGTATGTTCCAGTTAGATATACAAATCTTGATGATAATTCAAGTTGGGAAACTGGTTATTTGAGCGATTTATACTTTGCTGACCTATATAAATATGAAAATGGAAGCATTGTTTTTGATGACTGGGACAGCAATGGGAATGGAATATTTGCTGAATGGAATAGTAAAAACAAGGATATTCTTGATTTATATCCTGATGTATATGTTGGAAGATTACCTGCAAGATATGACTGGGAAGTAAAACAACTAATAAACAAAATAATAAATTATGAGAATAATGCATTTGGAAAAGAATGGTTTAAAAGAATGGTTGTTATAGGTGGCGATTCCTTCCCCGACATAGAGGTTGGAACAGATTATATAGAGGGGCAGGTTGAATGTGACCATGCCTTAAGTTTTATGGAAGGTTTTGAGAAAATAAAAATATATGTTGAAGGAGGAGATATACAATTTACTCCTGAAAACGCAGAAAATATTCTTTCTCAAGGAGCAGGCTTTGTTTATTTTAGCGGTCACGGAAATCCAGCAAGCTGGGCAACACATCCCCATAATGATTTTGAAACATGGATTGATTTTGGATTGAAAAATATAAGAGCTCTTAGTAATGGAGAAAAATTGCCGGTTTTAGTTGTTGGTGGATGCCACAACAGCCAGTTTAACAGCAGTATCTTAAGATTTTTAACTCAAGGAATATGGGCTTATTATTTAGGAGAAATGACCCCTCAATGCTGGAGCGAGTTAATGCTGAAAAATACAGGGGGAGGAAGCATAGCAACTATTGGAAACACTGGTTTGGGATATGGAACAATAGGGGATGGGCCGGTGGATGAAGTTCCAGACAGCGTGCCGGATGGCGTGCCTGATTGCATCCAATATTTGGGCGGATGGCTTGAACCACATTTCTTCAAAGTTTATATGGATGGGAAGGATGTGCTTGGTGAGACATGGGCTAATACGATTGCAGATTATCTCAATCATTTTCCTATTGACTGGAGCAAAGATTGGGTAGGAGAAAGACCATATACAATTGAACTTGTTGACTGCAAAACAGTTCAGGAATGGGTTTTGTTCGGTGACCCAAGCCTTAAGATAGGAGGATACCTCTAATTACTTAATATTTTTCCCATAATTCCTTTCTTCTTGCCTCGAGCAATGTATTTTTTAAACCATTCCATTCGGCAAATGTTTTTATTCTTTTTCCATATATCTCATAAAGCATTTTCATTCTTTTCCTGTAGTCAATATCTCTCAACAAATGATGATCAAGTATAAGCTCGCAATCAGTTTTTTCCATTATTTCAATTAAATTTTTCTCCGCTTTCTGCAAATTTTCCATAGAAAACTTCCATCCAAGAAAATAGGAAGGGGGGCCATCCATTATAAGAATCTCTGGATTTTCCTCTATTATATATTCTTTCGCTTTTTCATAAACAGGTCCTTGCACATCTGATGCAAAAAGAATTTTTTTCTTTTCTTCAATACTAACCATAATTACATATCCAACAATTACTCCTTCTGGACCATGAGGGAAAGGAGGTGAGAATTTTATCTTAAACTCATCTTCCCTGTATTCATTTCCATCGCAGTATATTATTTTAGCTTTGTCACTGAAAATCTGATGAAAATAGCTACCTCTCTCCCGCTGACTCCTGTTGATAAAACTGTCTATCCTTTTAGCATATATTTTTTTTCCACAATAAAAGCTTTCTTCAGGGTCATAATGGTCATAGTGATAATGGGTTATTACAAAAATGTCGCATCCCTTGGCAATGTCCCCTATCTTTCTTTTCGCTTCATAAAGGGCATTTATTTCAATCTCATGGGGCGGCAGCCCGTATCGAGACGGCCCGAGGGCGGCGGAAGCATCTATAAAAACTTTTTTTTCTTTAATTTCAATTATAGTTGCCATTGAGCGAACGCCCATTGAATCAGAAAAAAGAGGAATAACTCTCATTGTAAATATATAGCAAATCTTAAATAAATTTTTTCAAAACAGAAAAGTAATTATTTATCTATTCTATTTTTCTTATGCGTGCTTTGATTATTGGCAGGTTTCAACCATTTCATATGGGGCATGCAAAACTCGCTGAAAATTCAAAAAAATATGAAATAATTTTTGCAATTGGTTCCGCATATGAAAGTTTCACTTTTGAAAATCCATTTACATGTAGTGAGAGATATGAAATGATTGTTCTTGCAATGAAAGAAAATAAAATTAAAAATTACCATATTGTCCCTGCTCCAGATATAAATAGATATGGGCTTTATGCAAAGCATATTGAAGAGATTATGCCATCTTTTGATATAGTTATTTCAAACAACCAGCTGATAAAGGAACTTTTTGAAAGAGAGGGCTATGAAGTTATCGAAAAACCCCTTTTTAAAAGAAATATTTACCAGGGTAAAATTATAAGGGAGAAAATTGCCAAAAAAGAAAAATGGGAAAATCTTGTTCCAAAAAATGTTGCAAATTTTATAAAAAAAATAAAGGGAGAGGAAAGAATAAGAAAAATTGCTGAAAAAGGTTGTAATAAATTCAAATCAGAATAATTCCCTTTTTTAATGCATATAAATAAACTTCATTGTATTCTGCCCGTGTTATTCTTCTATTTATTTCATGGTTTTCATATGCTTTGTAAGTTGGATAATACTGGTCCATAATGTTAACTGCTGCATTTGGGATATTTTCAGAGATCCATTCAATTACTGGCTTCGAACAGCAATCTATATGATTTGGAAGAATGAGATGACGCACTATCATCTCTCCGTTCCTGTAAGCTATTTCATGATTTCTTGTAACAATCTCAAAATATCTATCTATTTTTGATAAATTTTTTGCACATGAATTATTCCCATATTTAAAATCTGTAAGGTATAGATCAATAATGTATCTTAAAATATCCATCGTTTCTTCACTGCAATACATATTTGAATTCCATATTTGCGGAAGATTTGAATTACAATTTTTCAATACTTTTAATATGTATAGCAGATTAGGAGTTGGTTCTCCACCGACCCAATTAACATTTTTTGCTCCACTTTTTTCTGCTTTTTCTATTAAAACAGCCATTTTTTCTGGCTCAATATATAAACCATTTTCAAACTGAGAAATGTCCCAATTCTGACAATAAATACAGGAAAAATTACATCCAGAGAAAAATATTGTATATGAAGGAACCAGAACTCTTTCCTCACCATAATGTAAGAAATGAGATGATATTTTTGAATTTTTTACCCTACATTTACCCTTATTTTTATTTCTATCCACATAGCATCTATGCTCACAAAAATGGCAATTTCTGAATATATCTTCCACCTCCTCTATAATTTTTTCCAGTTTATCCTTATTTTTTGTATAATTATTTTCTGTTTTCCCCTCCAATATGGAATGATATCTCTCAAGCATTTTTCTTTATTTTTCCCTTGGGTTTTTCTTCGCTGAATATTTCCCCCTGAAAAACATAAACTTTTGTAGTATTCTTTTTCCATTCATTTTCTGGCAAACCAGCTTTAATGCAAGTATATCTTAAAAAATCAATAACATCCCATCCATATTCAACCGCTACTTGAG
The sequence above is drawn from the Thermoplasmatales archaeon genome and encodes:
- a CDS encoding nicotinamide-nucleotide adenylyltransferase, whose protein sequence is MRALIIGRFQPFHMGHAKLAENSKKYEIIFAIGSAYESFTFENPFTCSERYEMIVLAMKENKIKNYHIVPAPDINRYGLYAKHIEEIMPSFDIVISNNQLIKELFEREGYEVIEKPLFKRNIYQGKIIREKIAKKEKWENLVPKNVANFIKKIKGEERIRKIAEKGCNKFKSE
- a CDS encoding pantetheine-phosphate adenylyltransferase, which produces MKVCLGGTFDIIHEGHASLLSKAFEIGSEIYIGISSDKFVKEMGKEARKYEERKREIEKFIKENKWKKKFKIMPLENIYGITLEENFDAIIVSPETEKRAKEINEIRKRKGINEIRIIVVPYVIADDGIPVTTSRIKAGEIKCKKRIKPLRVCIGSKNEVKIEAVKEVFNEFFKGFKIIYDFISINTKKQPWNEEIIEGAIDRAKKACIENDYGIGIESGIKEEGGFYFIEQYVAIVDKTGYTTIGKSPSFECPLQLIENLREGKELKELIPFKNREDEKKGVIWYLSKNIDRREITKIGVEMALLPRKSL
- a CDS encoding MBL fold metallo-hydrolase; translated protein: MRVIPLFSDSMGVRSMATIIEIKEKKVFIDASAALGPSRYGLPPHEIEINALYEAKRKIGDIAKGCDIFVITHYHYDHYDPEESFYCGKKIYAKRIDSFINRSQRERGSYFHQIFSDKAKIIYCDGNEYREDEFKIKFSPPFPHGPEGVIVGYVIMVSIEEKKKILFASDVQGPVYEKAKEYIIEENPEILIMDGPPSYFLGWKFSMENLQKAEKNLIEIMEKTDCELILDHHLLRDIDYRKRMKMLYEIYGKRIKTFAEWNGLKNTLLEARRKELWEKY
- a CDS encoding peptidase C25, yielding MKNLKILFVGCILLASSLVTGINNEKRISEKIIFSEPKILENGFIEIKEANGYTNDAYSPCLPIFTKTFIFDLKTEIKNVEIIPKKIEKITLNKEVPCSVGAVSIGREFSNVRNKYYLDVYPDKWGIFNIGIGLDKIFLTFELYPIKYHPALNFAEYAGEFELKIIYEKGNYENINQYDLLIICPQKWKDEISELKQHKESKGIKTIIISTDEIYSGKYFSCNGRDDAEKVKYFIKNAKEEWGIKYVLLFGGMKGQRFWEWYVPVRYTNLDDNSSWETGYLSDLYFADLYKYENGSIVFDDWDSNGNGIFAEWNSKNKDILDLYPDVYVGRLPARYDWEVKQLINKIINYENNAFGKEWFKRMVVIGGDSFPDIEVGTDYIEGQVECDHALSFMEGFEKIKIYVEGGDIQFTPENAENILSQGAGFVYFSGHGNPASWATHPHNDFETWIDFGLKNIRALSNGEKLPVLVVGGCHNSQFNSSILRFLTQGIWAYYLGEMTPQCWSELMLKNTGGGSIATIGNTGLGYGTIGDGPVDEVPDSVPDGVPDCIQYLGGWLEPHFFKVYMDGKDVLGETWANTIADYLNHFPIDWSKDWVGERPYTIELVDCKTVQEWVLFGDPSLKIGGYL
- a CDS encoding 4Fe-4S cluster-binding domain-containing protein yields the protein MLERYHSILEGKTENNYTKNKDKLEKIIEEVEDIFRNCHFCEHRCYVDRNKNKGKCRVKNSKISSHFLHYGEERVLVPSYTIFFSGCNFSCIYCQNWDISQFENGLYIEPEKMAVLIEKAEKSGAKNVNWVGGEPTPNLLYILKVLKNCNSNLPQIWNSNMYCSEETMDILRYIIDLYLTDFKYGNNSCAKNLSKIDRYFEIVTRNHEIAYRNGEMIVRHLILPNHIDCCSKPVIEWISENIPNAAVNIMDQYYPTYKAYENHEINRRITRAEYNEVYLYALKKGIILI